Part of the Montipora foliosa isolate CH-2021 chromosome 13, ASM3666993v2, whole genome shotgun sequence genome is shown below.
CTTTGACAAGTGCCCAACAAAACTACTCCCAATTGGAAAAGGAGGCTCTGAGTATCATTTTTGGATTGAAACGATTCCGCCAGTATTTGTATGGCCGTTCCTTCACAATTTTAACAGATCATCGACCACTCCTAACTCTTTTTGGACCACATAAACCTATTCCTTCTCATTCTGCAGCTCGACTTCAAAGGTGGGCCCTTATCCTGGCTTCATACAACTACAACATTGAGTACCGGTCACTGTTGCACATGCTGATGCAGACAGCATGTCCCGTCTTCCTTTACCTCAGACATGGTCACCCAAGTGTGAGAATGTTGAATGCTACTTCTTGGATTCTGAGGTTGTAACCAATGTGACCAGTCACATGATCAAGAAAGAGACCCAAGTCGATCCAGTGCTGTCCACAGTGTACACCTATGTTATTAGTGGCTGGCCGGGTGTTGTGGATCCTACACTTGTAACATACAAGAGCAAACGAGATGAGTTGACTACCCAACAGGGCTGTATACTGTGGGGCACTCGTGTTATTGTACCTCCTTCGCTTCAGAAGAAAGTTTTGGAAGAATTACATGACACTCATCCTGGCATTTCCCGCATGAAAGCATTGGCCAGGTCTTATGTTTGGTGGCCCAGCATCGACTCACATACATGTATTGAAAGAACTGTTTCCTTGTGTAACACCTGCCAGTCTCTGAGATCAGCACCGCCAACAGTTCAAATTCATCCCTGGATCTTCCCAGCACGGCCATGGTCCCGTATTCATGTAGATTTTGCTGGACCAATAGGTGGGTGTACttaccttgttgttgttgatgcaTATAGCAAATACCCGGAGGTGGTGAAAATGACCAGTACTACATCCTCAGCGACCATCACTGCATTACGTGACATTTTCAGTAGGCATGGTCTTCCAGAAATTCTTGTTTCTGACAATGGGTCACAGTTCAGTTCAACAGAATTTGAACAGTTTTGTGCTAACAATGGCATTATGCATCGTACATCTGCACCTTACAATCCATCCACCAACGGTCAGGCTGAACGAGTGGTACAGATTTTGAAGTCTGCAATAAAACAAGCCCAGGCCACTCAAACGGATGTGTCTGCTGTAATTGCCAAATACTTGTTGGTTTATCGAAACACTCCACATTCTACTACAGGTGAACCTCCTTCACTGCTTCTGATGGGTAGGAGATTGCGTACACGTCTGGATTTACTGACTCCTTCTGTTGAAAAACATGTTGAAGCTCGTCAATATACGACCATGATAAGTCGCACTGCAAAAAGAGGCCTGCGCCAGTTCAATGCAGGTGATCCTGTCCTAGCACGTAATTATGGGAGGGGAGAGAAATGGATGCAAGGTGTTATTACTGAAGTTCTTGGTTCAAGACATTACGTAGTTGATGTGTCCGGTTCTTTGTGGAAACGGCATGTTGATCAACTCCTTAGCCGACCTGTAGGTGTAGTTCCATCGACCAATGACTCAGTGATTGATCAGCTGCCTGAGATGCCTTCTCGTATGGATACCTCAGGGGCGGATGACCTTCCTTCGATGTCAGATGAAATTCCTTTAGCTGGTAGCTGTCAACCTTCTCCTGTGGACAGCCGAACACTGAGAGTTTCCAAGCCTCATTCAGATCTTGACACTGCTATGACAACTCTGCCTAGTTCCCAGTTGGACATTCCAGAAACTGTCACTGGTGATGATACTTTCAGAGCTCATTCAAGTTCTTCATGTGACATTTCCGTACCTACTAATATAGAAAAACGCTATCCCACAAGGACCAATCGGGGTCCACCCATCTATTTGCGAGATTATGAACTAAAGTGGAAACACTAGCTGACTTTAATGTTGTTGAAAGAACAGTTGTTCAGTTGAGATTAAGTGACTGCTTCCCTTGAAGAGGGAGATGTTATATACGGGTTCCTAGGTTCGGTGCGCTTGCGTAGTAGGGCTCAGAAAGTGtagttctgtttttctgttcaGGTTCGGTTCCGTAAGCTGTTCTGTATTCCAGCTCTTGATAAACTTGTACATGATTGACCAGATATAACATGATCTACCTTCATTTCATGTCAtttcatttgattgacagttgtcTCAAGTTAGTGGATCACTTGTGCTTAGCTAGATAGGTTTTGGCCTTCATTGAACTGATTACATGTATTTGAGTGATTGTAAGTTGGTACAAATCTGAACAATAAACTTGTTTTTTGGTTGTATCTTTTATCCCTAGTAATGAAATTTGGAAATGGCCAAAAACCAAGGTCAAAGGTCAATCGGGGAGATATTTTGGGAAAGTGCCAAGAAACCATTCCAGGCAAAGAAACAGACAGATCCTACACAGGCTGATAACACTTCAGCAGGTGCAAGTACAAGCACACACAGTCATCATATGCAAGGTAAGACAGTTAATGGAAGTCACCGCAGCTGTATGccttgcaaaaagaaaaaaattcaaatgtacagAGGTAGTGAATTGGTAGATTGATTGACATTTTTAGGAAGTCTTTGCTCTTTTCGAGCTTGTAGATTAGTAGTTACACGAAGGGAAGCAACTATTTTATTTAAGTTTGTTTCACCATCATTAGGAGTATCATTAGGAGACTTTTTTCGGGTAGGAGCACCTTGGTTTCTCTTAAGGACCACCTTCCGAACGCGGTCAAGGTCGTTCTTTTTAAGGCATGTAAAATTCCAAAGAAGGGTGACTCTCCAAGGATGGTCATGTGTTGCTGAGTCGTACCGTTCTTCATTATTCAAGTATAAACACAACAAAAGTTCTCAATACTTCTCATATGCACTCCTCGATGTCACTATTTTAAGAAGTCAGATTTATCCCTTTGATTGCACTTGTAAACGTTTTTTCATCATCATTGTTTCATTGCAACTAAACTTACACAAGGCTGTTTTCTGACGGGTAATGTTATGCCCACTATTTAAAATACCAGCTCTGACTGAGTCACGAATACCTTCCTAAGGAGCtcaaatgataattttttcttgTGTCTATTGTTTTCGTGCTTTTCCTTTTATCAGATCCTTGCTTCAGCGTTAAGATCTGTGGAGCAAAGCTTCGAGCGCGCTATAAGAAAACAGCCAAAGTGCCCATATCTGCTTGGTCCAGATCGTCTCGCGTAGACATTGATCAGGTCTACACACGACTGTCCGTAGTAAAAAGGAAAGCCACATTAGCTGGGTTAGAACAATCCGAACTGGGCCACTACAGTAACCTCTTCACCCCAATCGGGAAAGGCGATCAACCAAAGAGGATTCTTGTGCAAGGAGAGACAGGAATTGGTAAAAGCACTTTTGCGAAGAAGTTGGCTGTAGATTGGGCCCGACTTGATGAGGCACcgacattctcgtcaccagtgTCGCCTGGGCCTCCAACTAGTTGCTTTCAGTTTCTCTCGCGAAGGTTCCGTGGGCGGAGAGAAACACTGGGCTTTGAGGACGAGAATACCTCAAGCACAGAAGATGAACAAACAGCTGTTCTCAGGAAATCAAGCACACCGGCAAAGGATGAACAAACAGCTGTTCTCAGGAAATCAAGCATACCGGCAAAGGATGAACAAACGGCTCTCCTCAGAAAGTTCAAGGTTGTTGTTTGCGTTGACCTCAAGGAAGTGTCCAAATGTCAAAGCCTGAAAGATGTCATTTATAACTCAAGACTTTTTGCCCGTGAGGACAAATGGTTAGTAgaaggtcttctgaattataTGACCAACCATCAAGATGAAGTTCTTCTGCTGCTGGATGGCTATGATGAGTATCACAGTGGACAAGAATCTCAAATCTTTGACATATTCAGTGGAAACGAATTGAGAGACTGCTGTGTGTTGATAACAAGTCGAATTTCCAAAGCTGGTGAGCTCGAAGAATTTCAAGACTTGCTTGCAGAAATAACAGGATTCAGTGCGGAGGACAAACGAACGTATATAACTCGACAGCTTGGTGACAAAGAAGATGCCAGAGATTTGTATTTGCACTTGATTAAAAACGACCTGTTAGACCTCGCAAAAGTTCCATtacttttgcttttcttttgcatGCTATGGAAAAAGGAAAACTCAGAAGGCTTCTCGAAAGGCAAAACGAGCTTATATTTGAAAATTGTCCAGCACGTTTTAAGCCACAACCAAGGAAAGGACACTTCTCCTCACTTTAGCATAGTAGAGGATAATTCAGAGATCCTCAATCAAATCGGGAAGCTGGCCTTAGAATGTCTTTTAAACGATGACCACATCTTCCTGTATGGTAAAGTTTCTTCAGAGGTCCTTTGTGAAGAAAGTGTTGTCATTGGTTTACTTCAAGTATCTGATTGTACAGAAAGCTTGCAACCAGCGgaaatggtttctttcattCATAAGAGCATACAAGAATTCTTAGCAGCCTGGTTCGTGACTCACAAATGCAAAGCTGATGGGAATCTCGGTTTGATTGAAGAGCGCACTCAAACCTTGAAAAGCTGTCGCGAATTCGAGAACGTTCTTCTCTTTGTCTGTGGACTTAGTGATGAAGGAGCAGCGAAAGTGTTTGACCATTTGAAGTCAGTGAGAATAAACGATCCTTCACTTGATATATCAGAAGCGATACCAGATGAAGACCACAAATACAAGCCATTGGATGACGTTGTTAAGAGACACTTGCAATTCGGTCATTTGGTTTTTCATTGCTTTGaagaggtacatgtacattcaaAACAAAAGCTTGCAAAAGTTTGCATTGATTGCTTTGGCGGGATTACAGTTCTCATGGAACCACCTTCTTACCTTGCGTTGCTGTTTTCCAGTGTGAATTCCTGGACTTTTATTTTTGGTCTATGTGAAATCTCTTGGACAAAATCACAGTGTGTTTTAACTCATTCCAAGGTGGCAGAAACACTGAACTGCCTTGATGCCACAATAAAGATAACTGAGAATTCTGAAAATATTCCCCTCGGAGTATTTTTGAGAAAGTTCCTCGACGTTGAATGTAAAATGATGTGTAATTTTTCATCAATCCTTCATATCCGCGACGGTGATGCCAATGTTTATTTCAGAAGCTTATCACTGCATTGTGATGCACATGCCAGACTATTCACTGAGAGTGCACAGGCTGCGTCTTTATCGTGTCCGTCGGCAAATTTGGTTCGAGGAAAGACGTCTCTTAAGTTCTTAAGTACGCTTTATTGTGTTAGACTTTCTGCAATGAAAGATCTTGGCGCTGTAATGAAAATTTGCACCCATTTCATGAGGATCTTCCTTTTTTCTATGGGAGACAGTGTTTGCGATTTTTTGAAACAGCTCCCACACCCTAACAAGTGTGATTTGAAATTGACTTGTGAACTCACTTCAAAAGGAATTGAAGAACTCGCTAAATTGTTGCCAAGTTTTGAAAACATCACGGAACTTTGTATTTCCTTTGATAGGTGCTGTGCTGAGAAAGCAAGCGTGAGGTTGGTTTCCAGTATCACGCACAAGAGCCTCATTTACCTGTGGCTATGTGAAATCGATTTGACTCCAGCAGTTGCCGCAGCGTTCGGTCTTTCGCTCCCGAGATTGTCATCCTTACAACACCTCGATTTAGTTGGCACAGGTGATACCAGGTTAAATGTTGAAGACATGTCTGCCCTTTTTGGCGGAATAGACAAAGACATGCCATTGCAATCGTTGACATTCAACCATGTCCGTGTTAGTGGGAGTCTCAATCCACTAACCagaaaactttccttttttccgCATTTGGCATGGCTATACCTTGGTTACTTGGATTTGAGTGAGTGTGACCTGCAAGATTTGGAAACATCCTTTAGTGTAATCCCAAACCTAAAAAGCCTGGGCCTGAATGGTAACGCATTGGATCACTTGCAAAAACCCCTCGACTCATTCTTAATGAAACTTGGTAAAATCGAGTTTTTTTATTGCGTGGGTTGCAAATTGTCACGAGAAACTTTACGAAATCTTGAAGAAGCACGTCCCCATTTATGCATTTATCCCGAAGATTGAGACTTATCAACACTTAAGGAGGCtggaaagggtttcaacacttgaaattTCGACTCTCTGTTTAGATGTAATAAGTTTTTTAATTCCCTCCAGAAAAAGAATTAATTGTCAGCCTGACCTGGTGCGTTTTTAGATGATTCTTAAAAAATAGGCCCAACTCTTTGGCGCGTTTACGGCTAGAAGCCCTTGGTCCCGTTTAAACGTGAATAGCAAACTGCGATCGTGGTCATGTGACATCCTTAAGTTGGCTGATTACTTGATTTTTTCGAGATCGCAGAAGGTGATGTTTGCTGTGGCTTAAAATACCACTTTTCCGCGTCTCTTTACGTGCCCGACATTAACTACAGAAAACTTTAGAATTGATGAATTCGAGAGAAAGGGAAAGATACTTgagcttttttgaaagtcacTTATGGTTATACCTCGAGATCCTTTATTCAAAAGAACTCCACCCCTCCTGCCACAGAATACTGACTTAAACTGAAAGGAAACGATATTGGCGATCAAAttggtttaaatttctttttttaaaagacgTGTTTGTATTGAAAGAGAAATGAATTCCAGAATAGGctttttcactttaaaatttcccGGGCGATGCCACATTGAATAACTGGGACTTGTTACAATAgtccttttcacggttagtttttctcatttgcattacaatgtaatctaacgtggatgcgaggcaatttcgggttaaaactacagaatagcccgaaattgcctcacatacatgctagattgtattgtaatgcaaatgagaaaaactaaccgtgaaaagggctattgcgcCATCGTTCTGACTTAAAGAGCTTGCGTGTGATAACAAGGCAATCGTAAACGTCAAGATGGTGGCGTCCGTGCAATTTCAAGTCAAAACTAAACGATTCAGAAATTCAGttctttcggatacaaacgctttctatgaaagattttgaagaaaattaacaatttttttgctGAAGGGGAGGTTTCCTTTGGAGGGGGCTTAGTGGCCTCTCTGTTTAATGTCAGTGGTGTAAAAAAATGTTGCAGTTTGTTTGTTAAGACTATGATTCTGCTCTGTTCTGACGGTGAATTTCAGTTAAAACATTTAGACTGGTTTTAATCTCCACATCTTCTTTTGATGACATAATCAATGTAAAGAACGGAAAAAATTTGCCGTAGCAAAACTTCATATgatatttctttcaagaaatgtttgggTCACTGAAAGATCATGATCACATTATCCTCATCAGGGTGGGTGATTTTCGCGCCAGTAAGAAGAACCCCtctttcctcttcttcctccAATCACTGTCTCTTGCCGTTCGAAACCAGGTGCTGTACCTCATCGCTCCATCGTGTTCTGGGCTTTCTTCTCGGTGGTTTATTTCTCCTGCTGGGATCCAGTCCGTCTCCCTCTGTTTCCAGTGATCTGTTAGTCTTGCCACATGACCTGCCAATTGCTCTAAT
Proteins encoded:
- the LOC137983647 gene encoding NACHT, LRR and PYD domains-containing protein 13-like, whose protein sequence is MAKNQGQRSIGEIFWESAKKPFQAKKQTDPTQADNTSAGASTSTHSHHMQDPCFSVKICGAKLRARYKKTAKVPISAWSRSSRVDIDQVYTRLSVVKRKATLAGLEQSELGHYSNLFTPIGKGDQPKRILVQGETGIGKSTFAKKLAVDWARLDEAPTFSSPVSPGPPTSCFQFLSRRFRGRRETLGFEDENTSSTEDEQTAVLRKSSTPAKDEQTAVLRKSSIPAKDEQTALLRKFKVVVCVDLKEVSKCQSLKDVIYNSRLFAREDKWLVEGLLNYMTNHQDEVLLLLDGYDEYHSGQESQIFDIFSGNELRDCCVLITSRISKAGELEEFQDLLAEITGFSAEDKRTYITRQLGDKEDARDLYLHLIKNDLLDLAKVPLLLLFFCMLWKKENSEGFSKGKTSLYLKIVQHVLSHNQGKDTSPHFSIVEDNSEILNQIGKLALECLLNDDHIFLYGKVSSEVLCEESVVIGLLQVSDCTESLQPAEMVSFIHKSIQEFLAAWFVTHKCKADGNLGLIEERTQTLKSCREFENVLLFVCGLSDEGAAKVFDHLKSVRINDPSLDISEAIPDEDHKYKPLDDVVKRHLQFGHLVFHCFEEVHVHSKQKLAKVCIDCFGGITVLMEPPSYLALLFSSVNSWTFIFGLCEISWTKSQCVLTHSKVAETLNCLDATIKITENSENIPLGVFLRKFLDVECKMMCNFSSILHIRDGDANVYFRSLSLHCDAHARLFTESAQAASLSCPSANLVRGKTSLKFLSTLYCVRLSAMKDLGAVMKICTHFMRIFLFSMGDSVCDFLKQLPHPNKCDLKLTCELTSKGIEELAKLLPSFENITELCISFDRCCAEKASVRLVSSITHKSLIYLWLCEIDLTPAVAAAFGLSLPRLSSLQHLDLVGTGDTRLNVEDMSALFGGIDKDMPLQSLTFNHVRVSGSLNPLTRKLSFFPHLAWLYLGYLDLSECDLQDLETSFSVIPNLKSLGLNGNALDHLQKPLDSFLMKLGKIEFFYCVGCKLSRETLRNLEEARPHLCIYPED